The Magnolia sinica isolate HGM2019 chromosome 9, MsV1, whole genome shotgun sequence sequence CGCATACCATCTTTTGCATGTTGATCCAAGTATGCAAAATGACCATTAACATAGATATCGAAATCTATGCTTTCATTGTACGAAGACTTACTAGTGAAACAGAAGCAACGAAGACATTTCTTGTGAAAGTACAAATTCAAACTTCTCGCTTGTCTTGTCATGAGAATCATTATTCCGATCACCGGTAGGATCCTTCACCTGATAATTTTAGACAATTGTGGATCAATGCCAGTAGAATAAATCAAGCAAAAGTAAatgagaataaataaataaataaatcactacAATGCATCTCTAAGGACATCATCATAACCATCATCTATATAAGCCGCATCCCAACTGATTGGGATCGGCTTAAATAGATCCTATGCCACCATTCCACTCCATCGAGGGTTTGTCATATTGTCTGACTTCAAACCCACTGGCATCAAGATCATTTGGCCATAGAAGAAGAGTCCATTCACAATTTTGTTAGGTTGACTGATGAGCCGTTACAGTGCAATCAATTTCTTTCAGAATTTcttgtaatttcattttcttccaaatAGACTATTCCTCTCTTATAGCCATCTATAGTGGATCCCCTCTTATAACCATTTGTAATGGATCAAACACCAGATCTTACATCCCAGGCATCTGTTCAAAAGTAAAATCTAAAAGAAATGATAATTGAATTATAATTGTTATTATCAGCTCCTCACAAACAAAAAACTACCTACATTAACATGTTTTCTCATGCCTTCCCAACACTGCAACACCACAACTCCACTCTTTACTCAACAACATTAGTAAGGCCAATTTGATTGAAGTGCTAGGATGACGATGCCAAAGAACATTTTACCCATTCTAGGAAACCATGAATTTGTTAAAAACACAAGAAGAGGCATCAAGCATGACAGGAATGCACAAAATAATCATATCAACTAAGGGGTAAACATTGGCACAAAATAATCATATCAACAGCAAAACTAGATCATGAGAAGTAGTTTCCCTATATCTTCCACCGAATGCACATCTCACCTCTCAACGACATTAGTTTTATTCAAGATCTTCAAAAAAGATAACAACGTAAAGCAGGTTCATAATTAGAGCTATATTCTGTAAAATGCTATAACACATAATTTTTTGGGGGAAATCGGAAATGGCTAaaaccaaaattttcaaaagcatatTCTTAATTTCAtccacaatacacacacacacacacacacacacacacacacaatttttTTGAAATGTTACTGGAATTTTATTAGAgcaaacaaaaaaacaaagaaaaaagaaaaggagcacTAAGAAGCCAAGATGACAATCCAGCTACAACCCTAAGAAAGAAACATCACAACCCTTGAGCTTCTTAATATTTGAGGCTCACTTGACAACTAAAAATCTCGCCCTTTGGGAAATGATTTCTGCCGGCTTGCTCTCTTTGCGAAAACATTTGGCATTCCTTTCCTCCCAATGATAAAAGCTTCAAGAGGCATTAGTGGTTTTGGATAAGAGCCAAGGCTCTTAGTGTCCATGGTAGCTTAAGCATTGCCTGTGGTCTTTGTGTCTGTTTTAGGTGTATTTGATTGCTGAGAAGATACTGATGTAttatcctttcttctcttttgaaaTACATTTTAGTAATCcatcaaataaaaaaatctactTGAAAAATAAAGGCATTCCAAACATACCCGAGTCACAGAGGCTTGTTCAATTATTCTTGAAAAATAAAGGCATTCCAAACAGACCTGAGTCATAGAGACTGGATTAATCTAACCTCTGCAATAAAAGGTATTCTCAATGTGAACAACTAAGATTGGAAAAGAATATGAACTTTCAACTAAAGGATGAATATGTACCAATTTGAAGCTCATATCCTACACCAACTTgccaaaaggaaaatacaagaggaCATGCCTAACTGGAAATGGAGCACAAGTCTGTTATGTTTGTAATAATTCTGAGATACTGGTTTGCATAAGCAGCTTCCTAATCCCTGAAAAGATTTTGAAAGCAAAATTAGTTCTATTGGCACGAGAAGTAATTGGTTTTAAAGATAGATAAACAAATATAGTGGGTTTTCCTTTAATGAAATGACCTCCATTCATCCAATAACTATTAAGGAAAATGAATTCATTCCCAATCATACTTTGCATGGATGCTCACAATTAGTACTACCATGCATTGATATTAGAATCAAGAACCCTCATGACAAGAGGAATTGTAGCGTCCAAATGCATCGGGTCATGCTCACCATTCTCATGTGCTTAGTTCATACAAGTCATTTTTACATTCTCTTCCAGATATGGCATAGGGTCCAGCTCTCGAGCGGAGATACGAGCCATCTGGGAGGGCCTTAAAAGATGTGCAGATTTGGGCTTTTCTAGGATCAAGGAAGCGAGCGACTCCAAATCGAGTGTGGCCGTTCTCTCAAATAACTCAACTCTAGCCTGGTCTTTGAGTTACTAGTGTGCTAGAACCAGGGCCTTGAGGGATGCTTTAAATGTCTCCTTCATCCACACTAAGCTAATGCGGTGGCCGACAATCTAGCTAGGAGAGGTAGCGCTTCTCAGGCTACTTCTCCTTTTACCGCCCAGACCGATCTTCCCCGATATTGCTAAGGGTCTTCTGTTTTTGGATAAGGTAGGCTTAGGTTACTTGAGGGAGAATTAGCTCCAGTTCTCTACACGATAGGTGAGGTATCGAGCTTTTTGTGATGCCCACCCGAGGCCTCCATAAATCTCCTTCTATTTTAGTGAATAAGAAAAAGcttttgttgaaaaaaaaaaaaaaaagttagaccAATAGAGAGGAGATTTGGATCCCAAAAGGTTCATCTGATAGACTCCAGCATAGACAAAGGATACCCTAGAATTTCTCAGATTCCAATAAATACCGTTTCCATTCCAATACAAAGTGAATCAATCTGGAAATTCAAAAGGGCCATAAAACAATATCATCGGGTCCTTTGCTAAATTATAAAACATgatatagattaaaaaaaaaaacttcataaaTACCCATACCAACACAAGTACCATTCAAAACAATGCAATGCTGAAACCAAAGATAAAAAATGGTGGAAAATATTCACAATCTGACTCAACTCACACGAAAATGGAAAAGTTCCTCGGTTATCTTGAGGTATGTTGTTTGAATACTAGCATAGCACAACAATCCATAAGCATGCACAAAGCCACTATAAACATGGCATGTGTACCACATTACACTTTGTAGTTCCTAAATTTGAGCATATATGGTTGTGAAAGCTCTTAAATTGAGCCCCTTATTCACAAGAGCATGGtaagaaggaaaacaaaaacaCATTGATACTCGGCAGAGTGATGAATGATACGTAAGCACTTGgtaattatttagaaattgcatatgtggtATAAGAGTAATTCAAATCAAAATGTCCAATTATGGGTCTGAGTTTATATGTATCATGAAAACGTTTATTTTATGTCTGACCATCTGGAAAATACCCAATGGTCCTATCTCAACAAAAAAGTGTCCACATatcaagggttaggattgttcaaccaatctgacttTTGAGACTTAGTGAAAGTGAGCTGCACAATATAGTCAGCATATTGAGAGTCATATGCTGGAGTATCAAAAACCTCCCTATTCAGACCACAACCAAAATCAAGAACCCATTGAGTAAATAAGAAGCTTACAGTTAgatgaatgcaagatcatatttCAGATTGTCATACATAACTTCAAGCATGCAGCAACAAGGCTTAATAACCAAAGATAGAGTGTTCAAGTTTCAAATATCAAAACGTAAAAGAGAACCAACTTCCAAAATGGATTAGGATTTAAGAACAAGTAGAAGAGGATGCATGATAAAAACAACAAAGAATTTGGAAAATTCAAATATTGAAACTTAAATAACCCCAAatagctatgatgatgatgatgaagatgatgaaattGGGGAACTCATCAAGTTCTTATCTGCTACACTGCTCTCAAGTTAGACAACTATCCATTGtcaagaccattcatcaggtgggttccaccatttcTTCAATATCCTATCGAATATCTGGTCGCTTTCAAGCTCGAAAATAGAATAGGATAAAAACAACTCTCTGCATTGTATATGTTAGGTTGATGTATCCAtttaatccattccatccatcaactGGACCCTGTCATGGACGGCTGATATATTTAAATTCAAACCTACTAAATTATTCTATTCAGCACATTTCTTCAATATTCTATTGAATATCTGGTCATTTATTGTTCTTATTTTTACCGTGGATGCAGTGGCCACACAATTGATTAATAAGATTGTATGTGTTACTGTTCAATCCCGACCCATGGTCACATGTTATGAATTATCTGAATTGGATCAAATGTGTGCAATTAGGACATGCCGTAGTAGGATTACATCCATGAAGATTGACGCGATTGTTCAATAAACCAATTGTAAACAATCAAGCGATTTTAGAAAGGGAGAGTTAGACTTTAAAATGGGATCTGTTTGCTTTGAAACCAATGACTTCTTTTTATAAGGTAAGTTTTTCAATTAATCCATAAAGATTACatagtattaaaaatatataagacCATGTCaccaattttattaatttgaatATTCAAGAGTATTGTAAGTAAATAGAAACTAAAACTAAGTAGAAAGAAAGATTAAGATAAATACGATGTCTTGTTCTGACAAAATGGCCTTGTAAACTACCCGTTAGTAGTTGGAAGACGAtcgtgcataaagtcaacatgatgtgattgaagatttatCAAGTATGGACCTGATAATCTGAGAGATCCGACAACAGGGTCATAGGTAGTTAACTTACTCTAAGTGTGCATTGCAGTGATGTGCAACGGACAATAACAATTTTAagcttaattttaaaaaaataaaatctacaggAGAACTCTATGATTGAAATGAATTAATCTAAACATCCATTTCGGTTGGTCCAACAAAAACCAAAGGACCAAGCCTATCATTATGATAGAATAAAAAACAACAAAATGGATTGGAAGGAAGACATTCAGACAGCAACCAAAGCACCACAATTGATGACTTGAAGCAATAGCTAAGGCAACTGATTGAGAGGGAGAAACTTCGAGAGTCTTGTTGCTAGGATCTACGAGAAGATTTTGTAAACACCTTTGCAAAGATTGACCAGCCTATAATAAAAAAGATACTCTGGCCAGTTCTTTTTAGGGATTAGACAGATTAAGGTACAAAGGAATGAACCTCCATAGAGGATAATGGCTCTAGACTAATGACGATTTTAAGCTAGACTTGCTGAAGCGTGGCTGGACAAAGTGGAGTGCCTAAGTTAAGAAGCTAAAATTAATAAACGGCCATGAAAGGATAATAGGATAAGCAACATAGAGTTGTAGAGAGATTAATTAATTGTTGTTGGTGAGGGCTTGAAGCTCTTCTTCGATTGCAGGGACAATGGCTATGCTTAAAAGTCTTGTAGTTTAGTGTGAATCTTCAGATTACATAGCAGCAGTATCCTATTAGGatttgaaatccttattgcacAACACCATCTTATGTGATTTGCTTCTAATTTTGGATAACTTTTCAAAATTTACCTCTAATTCCTTATTGCCCTTTAGAGGCTTTGGACATTATTTTGGAAAGAAAATTTTTTTTGGGCTGATTTAGGATGGCCATGTTATGCACATGTTGGACTATGGAGAACTTGGCATCGATGTATCTTTGGAAAACTTCCTTAGCATACTAGGAGTCATACATATATGGTGTACGCTAGTCGCTAGTCACACTCCCTACAAATGATGACTACCTTTTGTGTTATATATACATGGGTCCGGCTCTAACCATTGCTACTTTTATTAGGATATGTGTCATTGAGAGATAAGCTTAGCGGTCTCTCTTGACTGTTGGAACGTGCAAATCAGATGCATCCTCCCTGCTATTTGCAGATTCATCCAACAGATGCATCCTCTCTGTCTCATCCAGATTCATCCAGACTCATCAAAATTCATTCTCCTTAGATGCTAAGAATGAAATCTGTTGGTTTCTCCATAGAACTATTTGGCTACCTAATGCCATTTACTCCCTAGTGAAAGTACTAAACAGGGACAGTAATGTCTTTTGTAAACACTAGCTAATCTTATAAATAGCAGTGTTGTGAACGTGTGTTCCATCAGAAAAAAACAGATGTCATTGTTTTTACCGCAGTAGCTTGgttttaagaaaaataatataGTATATTTACTTTTTCTCCCTTGCAAGTGGGGCTGCACTTGTCACTATttgggctttgtaaagccaacatTGACATAATACATTTCATTCCCATCTTTCGTACGAGTGTGCCCATACATGGTAACTTTTTCTTAATTAATGTAGACGGTGCCAAGCCAAGTGTGAATAGTGTGTGACTTCTAGGAAATCATCCATCTATCTTAACTCTTAGCAAATTgatagaccttttttttttttttgttagcttgttagtacaccccactgtcagttgacacttcactgttagacCTGATTGACACGTAACCTTCCAAGTAGTCATGTAGGGTGATGGATCTACCATACACCCGGCTCCACCAGTCTTAGGTCTAACTGGTTGGACATACGAAGTACGGTCCACGAAGCGGAATACTTTCACCCTATTAAGTGCATGCCATATCCAACCCTTAGGTTGGCCCCACTAGGAGGATCACTTCaccctcaccatagaaaacaatatcaATCCATtgttaaatagaaaaatacaattgTGGTCCACTAGATTTGGTAGACACAGCTTAATTTTGCACCTGGATGATTCTCACGGTGGGGCCAATATATTGTGCGGGTTAGATGTCACACATAAATAGAAGGATATATAGAAGCCATCCACTGGATGGACTGCGACTAATGGTCAAACTGAATGGACTTAAGACCTTCTTCTTTTCTATATATCATCGATATATGCACGTACCCccacaaatgagagagagagagagagagcccacagatgagagagaaaatgggaaGAGAAGGATATGCACCTCTCTTTGAAACTAAGGAAGCAAAGGGTAGAATTGCATATAAGATGTATGCAATTTCGGCATTTGTGAGCGTTTGTATGATTTGGGTGTACAGAGCACCTCATGTTTCAAAAGAGGGAGTGAGGTGGGTATGGTTTGGTATGTTTGGAGCTGAGATTTGGTTTGGTTTCTATTGGATTCTCACTCAATCAGCACGTTGGAGGCCTGTCTATCGTTCTACCTTCAAAGAAAGGCTCTCCCACAGGTACGCACCATTCTACCCGTTCTCCACCAGCGGTGCAACTTGGGTCAGTCTCTAACAAAACCCAACTGGCCCAACCTCAAATTTAGGTTGGGTCAGGACGGTTGAGTTGAGATCAAGATGGAAATGTTCAACCCAACCCTAGGTCAggttgccattgggctgagaacTCAGGCAATCaggcggtttggctggtgatcccaacaccagccagctagctggtgtcaaagatcTATGGCCCCATCCTGatttatctgttttatccacgccatcatttttccagctcattttagggcataagcccaaaaatgagaccgatccaaagctgaagtggaccacaccacaggaacagtggtgattgaatgcttaccattgaaagcttatTGGGGACCTACcgaaatgtttactttccatccaaccggttTGTAAAATTACATAccccaggatgaagggaaaaatccaatatcaacttgatcgaaaacttctgtggcccacagaaagttttcaaccgtaagcaTTAAACccccgtttcttgtggtgtggtccattggagctttggatttgtctaaatttttggtctcatgccctaaaatgaattgacaaaatggatggacggtgtggataaaacagatacatcatggtgggtcctacagagctttgacaccatgcggtttggctagtgaccccaacaccagccagcttgctggtatcaaagctctgtggggccaccatgatcgaTGTATGTCTTAAAATGTActgattttgagaaaacaatTTATCTTGGTGTCGCACATAagatgtaagactcgtatcctagtctgtactattccgtcgactctcACGAtctttcccgtcgaattccggcaacctacgacgtataatcgacgtttgcgcgcgaccgtaaatcgaatcccgtagatttgagttggcttaatctgagacttgtaccattgcgaccgcaccgtcgccgcggttccaacgccgcgactcgcgcactgatccgataccctggctaagagatgtgagccagcatttatttcgaagaaaataccgcgcgtttgcaatcccaagagaatttctacaacatgtcccatcaatcaatcaatcaatccatcaatcaatcatctcatgtcaagtacaaagcacccatgctttctttctccacaagtcaagcaaccacccaGTCaattctctctcaccctctctcttacacacccatacatgtcaagtacaccaccacctcacccatcactcacatctatcacctctctttcaaccatcccatttctctctctttctcttcatattttccaaaccatttcaagcaactaaaaaaaaaaacccacacgtccaagcatttcatgtgagagagaaaaatgatttTGTGTGGCTCACCTTTCTCATCCCATAAactttcatcctagccatccatctctcatcaccctccatcaaagtgaagcataaggagaccggcgttccaacggaccgagaagatcgaacggtgagtgctcctataggctagttttcatatttttatgatggaccaagcgaggcctaccgatcaatggtgtggatctcactttgaaccctaggatgtggccgatggaccgagaagatcgaacggtgggtgctcctATAGACTAGTTTTcctatttttatgatgggccaagcaAAGCGtaccgatcaatggtgtggatctcactttgaaccctaggATGTGactgatggcccatcttgatcctcatgatcattccatgatggggccattctccatggaccccatcgtgatgtttactttcttagttgaatgaggtcatctagacctttcattttggtggagaagggatctccatcattgatttttgatttggtgggcccacatgcaatgagacccacttgatgtatgattggatgcttgaaatggagggcccatagtgccagggtccctctatcacatgtgcctatttctctctctctctctctctctctctctctctctctctctctctctttcccttttgtgattatatggttgtgtggcccacttggatggaccccaccttatatatgtgttgtatctacaccatctaccatttggtggcccacttaagcagggcccacctcaatgcatgtgttatgtccaattgtccagcgtccttgggacgctggacgtgaactggggaaaacacaaatattagcttgtatccaagcttatggggtggcccactcatataggccccaccttgatgtatgtattcaatccacgccgtccatccttttcctctgaccattttaggcgttgagccaaaaaatgaagtccatcctatcttctggtgggccataacatataaaacagtggtttctaccgttgaaaaccaccctgCCATTTCTATACTCTgaaaaatatcagatattgggcttgtttggcttgttttgAGCTATGGGAAGCAATGGCGGGGTTGGATTCTTCCTATGCGGGCCCCACACTCGAAAACCCTCaaaaattaggttttttttttttttttaaatatatggtAGCAGACGCTCCTGCTGCCAGagatgcaggcagcgcctgccgcGTGGAGGGCGGGCAGCCGtgtaggcagggacccacgactccatctgtgggccccaccatgatgtatatttgtcatccaacccgttcattgggtgggccccctccaaagttgagccacatccaagactcaggtggcccacatcataggaaacagtggagatttaacgtttgccattgaaaccccttttgtcaccgcagaagttttgattcaatatgaaatttgtttttcccattcatccaGGTACGTGCgaccttataaacgggttggattggagataaacattatagtgggccccacgtgggacccacaacgatatatgtgttgtattcccaccgtccaggtggatgGTGGAgcctactatgatgcatgtgttcatgcACGCTGTccacagtggacggtggaacccctgTGACCTCACCACTGTCCACTGTTTGGgcagtggacccaccatgatgcatatgttacatccaaaccgtctatccattttgaaagatgattttacggcatgagttaaagaatgaggcagatctaggatcatgtggaccacataacaaatagtagtggggattgagtccctgccattgaaatcctttgttgtcacaaaagtttggattattaggaaatgtgttttcctcttaattcaggtctgtgtgaccttatgaccagattggatagaaaataaatgttagggtgggctttgggaactttaatggtggaaaaatcactatctccacttatatttgagtgtggcccatctggtatGCATGggacccaattggtgtggtccatttgagatacataaggcccatgtgattaggcccattttgatatattctaaggcccatgggttatg is a genomic window containing:
- the LOC131255221 gene encoding cellulose synthase-like protein E2, yielding MGREGYAPLFETKEAKGRIAYKMYAISAFVSVCMIWVYRAPHVSKEGVRWVWFGMFGAEIWFGFYWILTQSARWRPVYRSTFKERLSHRYEDRLSGVDIFVCTADPTIEPPTLVINTVLSVMAYDYPPEKLSIYLSDDGGSDLTFYSRLEAS